The Halomonas sp. KG2 genome contains a region encoding:
- a CDS encoding HAD-IC family P-type ATPase, translated as MENPQTPVKPSREWHCASIDQALAWQAATADGLSTAEAQARLERYGPNRLQQAQGRPWYRRLLDQLNNILILILLVAAIASFLLGHVIDAAAIVGVVAVIALIGFIQEGKAEQALDSIRNMLSPQASVLRDGKRTTIPAEALVPGDIVLVESGDRIPADVRLIEARRFRTDEAALTGESVPVEKQSHPVGANVDLAERSSMAFASTIVVQGNARGLVVETGRYTEIGKISELLRGVEKIKTPLLQQLDRAGRVLAIFILGAAAITALLGTLLHDQPAADMFMAAVGLAVAAIPEGLPAIVTIGLALGVQSMAKRNAIIRRLPAVETLGSISTIFSDKTGTLTRNEMTARALWLGDEQFLVEGIGFSPKGAFYRLRASGEQETECVDMDSAQPLSDFLCAGVLCNDTELQQQAGQYQIYGDPTEGALVVAGEKAGIKTSEVRQQFPRVDAIPFESDFKYMATLHAEADGQRIIVKGAPDRLIEMCDSVATTKGTVAIDRNEWENRIHELSSRGLRVLAIADKPAATIDELDHHHIEGGLRLLGIIGLLDPPREEAIEAVKRCQQAGIRPVMITGDHASTALAIAKQLGFAQTQKALTGREIEAMSDQALENIILEIDVFARASPEHKLRLVKAMQARGGVCSMTGDGVNDGPALKRADVGVAMGIQGTEAAKDASEMVLADDNFATIVSAIEEGRKVYDNIRKTITFILPTNGAQGLAIMLAVLSGSVLPVTPLQALWVNMVVAITLGLALAFETGEKDLMARQPRDPKAPLLDLFLLWRVIFVSVLLLVGVFGMFSWILNQGGSEALARAGAVNMLVTGSAAYLINSRFLINSTLSFAGIFGSRPVWIAIMMVMLLQMAFTYLPVMQLIFGSEGLSITHWLAIILSSGMIYLLIEAEKVGWRMLKAK; from the coding sequence ATGGAAAACCCTCAAACACCAGTAAAGCCTTCTCGAGAGTGGCATTGTGCCTCGATAGATCAAGCGCTGGCGTGGCAGGCCGCTACTGCCGATGGCCTATCCACCGCAGAGGCGCAAGCGCGCTTAGAACGCTACGGGCCGAATCGTCTTCAGCAGGCGCAGGGACGTCCTTGGTATCGGCGTTTATTGGATCAGCTCAATAACATTTTAATTCTTATACTGCTGGTTGCTGCCATTGCCAGTTTCCTGCTTGGGCATGTCATCGATGCGGCGGCCATTGTGGGGGTGGTGGCCGTGATTGCGCTGATTGGTTTTATCCAGGAAGGAAAAGCTGAGCAGGCGCTTGATAGCATCCGCAATATGCTTTCTCCCCAGGCCAGTGTCTTACGTGACGGGAAGCGTACTACCATTCCTGCCGAAGCGTTAGTGCCTGGGGACATCGTGCTGGTGGAGAGTGGAGACCGGATACCTGCGGACGTGCGACTGATTGAAGCGCGGCGTTTTCGCACCGACGAGGCGGCTTTAACTGGGGAATCGGTGCCTGTGGAGAAGCAGTCGCACCCAGTGGGCGCAAATGTGGATCTCGCGGAGCGAAGCAGTATGGCGTTTGCCAGTACGATTGTGGTGCAAGGCAATGCCCGTGGTTTGGTTGTTGAGACGGGGCGTTACACTGAAATCGGCAAAATTTCTGAACTTCTGCGTGGTGTGGAAAAAATTAAAACGCCGCTGCTTCAGCAGCTTGATCGTGCGGGCAGGGTGCTGGCAATTTTTATTTTAGGTGCCGCCGCTATTACCGCATTGTTAGGTACGCTTCTTCATGACCAGCCCGCTGCGGATATGTTTATGGCTGCTGTCGGTCTTGCAGTGGCCGCGATTCCCGAAGGTCTACCCGCGATTGTCACCATCGGGCTCGCGCTTGGCGTGCAAAGCATGGCGAAGCGTAACGCCATTATTCGCCGGCTTCCTGCAGTAGAAACGTTGGGCTCCATCTCGACTATTTTTTCCGATAAAACGGGCACATTGACGCGCAATGAAATGACGGCTCGAGCGCTATGGCTGGGTGACGAGCAGTTTCTTGTTGAGGGTATCGGTTTCTCGCCCAAAGGGGCTTTTTATCGACTGCGTGCCAGCGGTGAACAAGAAACAGAATGTGTTGATATGGACAGTGCCCAACCGTTAAGCGATTTTTTATGTGCTGGCGTCTTGTGTAACGACACTGAGCTACAACAGCAGGCGGGACAGTATCAGATTTATGGTGACCCGACAGAGGGCGCGTTAGTGGTCGCCGGTGAAAAAGCAGGTATAAAAACGTCAGAGGTGCGCCAGCAGTTTCCGCGGGTAGATGCGATCCCTTTCGAGTCAGACTTTAAGTATATGGCCACTCTGCATGCAGAAGCCGATGGCCAGCGTATCATCGTAAAGGGAGCGCCTGATCGTTTGATAGAAATGTGCGATAGCGTTGCTACTACAAAAGGCACTGTCGCTATTGATCGTAATGAGTGGGAAAACCGCATTCACGAGCTTTCTTCGCGAGGTTTACGCGTCCTGGCCATTGCGGATAAACCTGCTGCTACTATTGATGAACTTGACCATCACCATATTGAAGGCGGGTTGCGTTTACTGGGAATTATTGGCTTGCTGGACCCACCAAGAGAAGAGGCAATCGAGGCGGTTAAGCGTTGCCAGCAAGCGGGTATTCGCCCCGTTATGATTACCGGTGATCATGCTTCGACAGCGCTGGCTATTGCTAAGCAACTGGGTTTTGCGCAAACGCAAAAAGCGCTTACCGGGCGAGAAATTGAAGCGATGTCCGATCAAGCGTTAGAAAACATCATTCTAGAGATTGATGTCTTTGCTCGAGCATCTCCAGAGCATAAGCTGCGCTTAGTAAAAGCGATGCAGGCACGGGGCGGGGTTTGCTCCATGACCGGAGATGGCGTTAATGATGGGCCAGCCTTAAAGCGTGCTGATGTCGGCGTTGCTATGGGTATACAGGGGACTGAGGCGGCGAAAGATGCTTCTGAAATGGTATTGGCAGACGATAACTTCGCAACCATTGTCAGTGCAATTGAAGAAGGTCGCAAAGTTTACGATAACATTCGTAAAACGATTACTTTTATTCTGCCGACCAACGGTGCTCAGGGCTTGGCGATTATGCTTGCTGTGCTATCAGGCTCGGTGCTACCGGTAACGCCGTTACAGGCACTATGGGTAAATATGGTGGTAGCGATTACGCTAGGCTTGGCATTAGCGTTTGAGACCGGAGAAAAAGACTTAATGGCGCGCCAGCCAAGAGACCCTAAAGCACCGCTGCTTGATCTGTTTTTATTGTGGCGAGTGATTTTTGTGTCTGTGCTGCTGCTCGTTGGCGTCTTCGGCATGTTCTCCTGGATACTCAACCAAGGAGGCAGCGAAGCGTTAGCGCGGGCAGGGGCGGTTAATATGCTGGTCACTGGCAGTGCCGCTTATTTAATCAATAGCCGCTTTTTAATTAATAGCACGCTGTCGTTTGCCGGCATTTTTGGCAGCCGGCCGGTATGGATCGCTATTATGATGGTAATGCTGCTGCAAATGGCGTTTACCTATCTACCCGTTATGCAGCTTATCTTTGGTAGCGAAGGGTTAAGCATTACGCACTGGCTAGCCATCATTTTAAGTAGTGGGATGATTTATCTGTTAATTGAGGCTGAGAAGGTGGGCTGGCGCATGCTCAAGGCTAAATAG
- a CDS encoding Crp/Fnr family transcriptional regulator, with the protein MDTPHKYLQNKGIAASSSFGEIKSLLAFAQPLFTLRKKTTLITDGEKFRGLYFVHSGLLKQSQLKKSSENEIITHFFFSGDLIGLDALCESHYCGSIVSIETCGLSLIKFHDIEDLPITKETHIKLLKILSKSMRTEHTRLWRTLSQSSDSRLAYFFITMSHKFSKQGYSSNSFRLPMSRQEIANYLCMASETVSRIVSRFENEGLLAANGHEYFILNPEGLADIAEKA; encoded by the coding sequence ATGGACACACCTCATAAATATTTACAAAATAAAGGCATTGCCGCTTCATCCTCATTTGGCGAGATAAAGTCACTTCTAGCGTTCGCTCAACCTTTATTTACACTGCGTAAAAAAACTACATTAATCACAGATGGTGAAAAATTCAGAGGACTATATTTTGTTCATAGTGGGCTGTTAAAACAAAGCCAATTAAAAAAATCATCAGAAAATGAAATAATTACACATTTTTTCTTCTCTGGAGATCTGATAGGGTTAGACGCACTTTGCGAAAGCCATTATTGCGGTTCTATCGTTTCGATTGAAACATGTGGTCTATCATTAATAAAATTTCATGACATAGAAGATCTCCCAATAACAAAGGAAACCCATATCAAATTATTAAAAATTTTAAGCAAATCAATGCGTACTGAACATACTCGCTTGTGGCGTACATTAAGTCAATCATCAGACTCCAGATTGGCATATTTCTTTATTACTATGTCTCATAAGTTTAGTAAACAAGGATATTCATCTAACTCTTTCAGGCTACCCATGTCAAGACAGGAAATAGCAAATTATTTATGTATGGCATCAGAAACCGTCAGTCGCATTGTTAGTCGCTTCGAAAACGAAGGGCTACTTGCGGCTAATGGTCACGAGTATTTTATATTAAACCCTGAAGGATTAGCTGACATAGCCGAAAAAGCATAA
- a CDS encoding GGDEF domain-containing protein, which translates to MFSFLSALININRLSSDSFLMMGGVFDFIPVQAFFVQIVEENRFVFITIDPYRSDNLSCGFECEDKYFDQLFSKSLSQKIVASCKQCIEECTSIHYKSPGGNIYEKNLEGGSQLILLPVFDAQGGLLHLVGFIYEKNLKNTVNELNKYIENEVEKKVKQRTAKLMATNEELFYLANHDFLTGTYNRRYLLELANAEFKRVCRYGLSLCLMMLDLDNFKAINDNQGHPVGDEALKKVAKTLLETVRDCDHVGRYGGDEFIIVLPETDISGAMLIAERLREALSNVKLTISIGIAKLERDDVCIEELIHRADHLLLKAKRSGRDRIESTALKYSA; encoded by the coding sequence GTGTTTTCTTTTTTGAGTGCACTAATAAATATAAATAGACTTAGCAGTGATTCTTTTTTAATGATGGGAGGTGTTTTTGACTTTATCCCTGTGCAGGCGTTTTTTGTACAGATTGTAGAAGAGAATAGATTTGTTTTTATAACAATTGATCCATATAGAAGCGATAATTTAAGTTGTGGATTTGAATGTGAAGATAAGTACTTTGACCAGTTGTTTTCAAAATCCCTTAGTCAAAAAATAGTAGCAAGCTGTAAGCAATGTATAGAGGAGTGTACATCGATACATTATAAGTCACCGGGTGGAAATATTTATGAGAAAAACCTGGAGGGGGGAAGTCAGCTAATTTTATTGCCAGTTTTTGATGCTCAGGGGGGCTTGTTACATTTGGTTGGATTTATCTACGAAAAAAATCTGAAGAATACAGTAAATGAGCTAAATAAATATATTGAAAATGAAGTGGAGAAGAAAGTCAAACAGCGGACTGCCAAGTTAATGGCTACCAATGAGGAGCTGTTTTATCTAGCCAACCATGATTTTCTCACTGGTACATATAATCGCCGTTATCTTTTAGAGCTGGCTAACGCTGAGTTTAAGCGCGTTTGCCGTTATGGACTATCTCTATGCCTTATGATGCTCGATCTTGATAATTTCAAAGCAATTAATGATAATCAGGGCCACCCAGTAGGGGACGAAGCACTTAAAAAAGTCGCAAAAACTCTCCTTGAAACAGTACGGGATTGTGACCATGTTGGTCGATATGGTGGCGACGAATTTATAATTGTATTGCCAGAGACAGATATTTCTGGTGCTATGTTAATAGCTGAACGATTGAGAGAGGCTTTAAGTAACGTTAAACTTACTATAAGTATTGGTATCGCAAAGCTAGAGCGCGATGATGTTTGTATCGAAGAACTGATTCATCGTGCTGATCATTTGCTTCTTAAAGCTAAGCGTAGTGGGCGTGATAGAATTGAGTCAACTGCGCTCAAATACTCAGCTTAA
- a CDS encoding VIT1/CCC1 transporter family protein: MPTPNRESLLNDHHPDAVRKRLATPVKASTLPDAVLGAIDGCVTTFAVVSGAFGAGFSPQVALVLGFANLLADGFSMAVSNYEAGQAQLAQIASTERIERQHIDLVPEGEREEIRQLFHAKGFEGELLEQVVETLCREPDRWVATMLQEEHGLSSAGLNPLRAALVTFSAFLLVGALPLLPYTIPSIATTTQFLASLGLACGIFLAIGMLKSAVYGLPAWRSGLRTLTMGSAAAGLAFATGYLAQSLLAG, translated from the coding sequence ATGCCAACCCCAAACCGTGAAAGCCTTCTCAATGACCATCACCCTGATGCAGTGCGTAAACGGCTAGCGACTCCAGTGAAAGCATCAACGCTACCCGATGCTGTGCTCGGCGCTATCGATGGTTGCGTGACGACTTTTGCGGTCGTATCAGGAGCATTTGGAGCAGGTTTTTCACCCCAGGTGGCGCTTGTACTCGGGTTCGCCAACTTACTCGCTGACGGCTTCAGCATGGCAGTCAGCAATTACGAAGCTGGGCAGGCACAGCTTGCTCAGATCGCCAGTACTGAGCGTATCGAACGGCAACATATCGACCTGGTGCCTGAGGGCGAACGCGAAGAGATTCGCCAACTTTTTCACGCCAAAGGTTTCGAAGGAGAACTACTTGAACAAGTAGTGGAAACGCTATGTCGTGAACCAGATAGATGGGTGGCTACCATGTTACAAGAAGAGCATGGGCTTTCATCTGCTGGCCTTAACCCTCTTCGGGCAGCGTTAGTTACCTTTAGTGCTTTTTTGCTCGTGGGCGCTCTACCGTTACTTCCGTATACAATACCTAGCATAGCAACCACGACGCAGTTTCTAGCTAGTCTAGGGCTAGCTTGCGGCATATTCCTTGCTATTGGCATGCTCAAGAGCGCCGTCTACGGCCTACCGGCTTGGCGCTCAGGCCTGCGTACTCTTACCATGGGTTCCGCCGCGGCCGGGCTCGCTTTTGCGACAGGCTATCTCGCACAGAGTCTATTAGCAGGCTAG
- a CDS encoding inositol monophosphatase codes for MTAYTLEERLALAVRIAEEAGDMIRRAREQQDFSQRLKAGIELVTDVDVAVDTLISQRLEEHFPGEARLSEELSPERALHTPAEQLWVVDPIDGTVNFAQGLRHVAVSIGWIENGIGKVGVVHAPFLGDTFSAAQGLGAYCNQQPIKPSDAETLESTLVATGFPYDKQARKQLLPRLEAVLVNCQDVRRNGAAAIDLCDVACGRLDAYYESVSPWDFVAGWVIAREAGAQVGHLTEVPDGVPADLYPEQLLVTTPKVYDAMASLLKSID; via the coding sequence ATGACGGCCTACACCCTAGAAGAGCGGCTGGCGCTAGCAGTGCGTATTGCGGAGGAGGCAGGCGATATGATTCGCCGCGCCCGTGAACAGCAAGACTTCAGTCAACGTTTAAAAGCCGGCATTGAGCTGGTGACCGATGTTGATGTGGCAGTTGATACGCTAATTAGCCAGCGCCTGGAGGAGCATTTTCCTGGTGAAGCGAGGCTGAGTGAAGAACTAAGCCCTGAGCGCGCGCTGCATACCCCCGCCGAGCAGCTGTGGGTGGTAGATCCTATCGATGGTACCGTCAACTTTGCCCAAGGCCTGCGCCATGTGGCGGTGTCGATTGGCTGGATAGAGAACGGCATCGGTAAAGTAGGCGTCGTTCATGCCCCTTTCTTGGGTGATACCTTCAGTGCCGCGCAAGGATTAGGTGCGTACTGCAATCAGCAACCAATCAAGCCGAGTGACGCTGAGACGCTTGAAAGTACCCTGGTGGCTACCGGTTTTCCCTACGATAAACAGGCTCGTAAACAGCTTCTACCACGTTTGGAAGCTGTGTTAGTGAACTGCCAGGATGTTCGCCGCAATGGCGCTGCTGCGATTGACCTCTGTGATGTCGCCTGCGGCCGCTTAGACGCGTATTACGAAAGCGTTTCACCATGGGACTTTGTCGCGGGTTGGGTCATTGCTCGCGAAGCAGGCGCGCAAGTAGGGCACTTAACTGAGGTGCCTGACGGCGTGCCAGCTGATCTCTACCCAGAGCAACTGCTCGTCACAACACCCAAGGTATATGATGCCATGGCATCGCTACTTAAGAGTATCGATTAA
- a CDS encoding RcnB family protein codes for MKSIPLSACLLVCTLLWQVAAVAQPAHAPAHGARDNSPHSERQRGGQDIGRHERRHRDERVVDLPRINERELLRLLRQYDAPRAQPLPPGIQRNLERGKPLPPGIAKRFDGPLASQLPHYPGYEWERVGADVVLIEAATRIVVDVLVDALR; via the coding sequence ATGAAATCAATTCCTCTTAGCGCTTGCCTGTTAGTTTGCACCCTGTTGTGGCAAGTGGCGGCAGTCGCACAGCCAGCACACGCACCCGCCCATGGTGCTAGAGACAACAGCCCACATTCCGAGCGCCAGCGTGGCGGGCAGGATATAGGCCGACATGAGCGTCGCCATCGCGACGAACGCGTTGTAGATCTTCCTCGTATTAACGAACGTGAACTGCTTCGTCTCTTGCGCCAATACGATGCGCCACGTGCCCAGCCATTGCCGCCGGGTATTCAGCGCAACTTGGAACGCGGTAAACCCCTTCCTCCGGGAATTGCAAAACGCTTTGATGGCCCGTTGGCATCTCAACTTCCCCATTACCCCGGCTACGAATGGGAGCGCGTAGGGGCCGATGTCGTCCTCATCGAGGCGGCTACCCGTATCGTTGTCGATGTGCTGGTTGATGCGCTTCGTTAA
- the pilB gene encoding type IV-A pilus assembly ATPase PilB: MNDSPPGPTPSKVAMHSGLQGIAKRLVEHGVLTDTQATVAESTATELDMSLLQHVVDSGLVESGAAALAAAWEYGLPVVDLDAIRINALPPANDYPVKILERLGILPLARHGHRLTVAVPYPATLTQLDELQFATGLSIDGVLAPADQLKNTLTQYLAQNERSMLDELENVDDAVSALNIVQLDEDEATLDKAATDSDDAPVVKFVNKILLDAINRGASDIHFEPYETQYRVRFRIDGMLLEIARPPFALRHRIAARVKIMSRLDISERRLPQDGAIKLQLSRTRSIDFRVNSLPTVFGEKIVLRLLDPATAQLAIEQLGFSPEQQAVYEHTLKKPQGMILVTGPTGSGKTVTLYTGINILNQIERNICTAEDPVEIKVSGVNQVNVLPKIGLNFASALRAFLRQDPDVVMVGEIRDLETAEIAVKAAQTGHLVLSTVHTNSAAETLTRLANMGIASYNIASSVSLIIAQRLARKLCDLCKTPAKIPAEALRQAGFSQQDIRNGTIYSAVGCKQCTQGYKGRIGIYEVVPITDAMRQLIMRDGDALDIDQQARREGYPSLYQRCLSRVLDGSTSLAEVNRISKE, translated from the coding sequence ATGAACGATTCACCCCCCGGGCCGACGCCGAGCAAGGTGGCTATGCATAGCGGCCTGCAGGGTATCGCTAAACGGCTGGTAGAACATGGCGTGCTGACCGATACTCAGGCGACTGTCGCGGAAAGCACAGCAACAGAGCTTGACATGTCGCTGTTACAGCACGTGGTCGATAGTGGGCTAGTAGAATCAGGCGCAGCAGCGCTGGCCGCTGCCTGGGAGTATGGTTTACCGGTCGTTGACCTAGATGCCATTCGTATAAATGCGCTACCACCCGCCAACGACTACCCCGTTAAAATATTAGAGCGTCTAGGTATTCTTCCCCTGGCACGCCACGGGCACCGCCTTACTGTCGCCGTACCCTACCCCGCTACGCTAACCCAGCTGGATGAACTTCAATTTGCTACCGGGCTAAGTATAGATGGAGTGCTGGCTCCCGCTGATCAACTTAAAAACACTCTAACGCAGTATCTAGCGCAAAATGAGCGCAGCATGCTAGATGAATTGGAAAACGTGGATGATGCGGTCAGCGCGTTGAATATTGTTCAGTTGGACGAAGATGAGGCGACATTAGACAAGGCAGCAACAGATAGCGATGATGCCCCTGTCGTTAAATTCGTCAATAAAATACTACTAGATGCTATCAACCGCGGCGCTTCCGATATTCACTTTGAGCCCTATGAAACCCAGTACCGGGTGCGTTTTCGTATTGATGGCATGCTGCTTGAAATTGCTCGCCCACCTTTTGCGCTGCGGCACCGCATCGCGGCACGTGTAAAAATCATGTCTCGGCTGGATATTTCTGAGCGGCGCCTGCCTCAGGATGGCGCAATCAAGCTGCAGCTTTCACGCACACGCTCAATTGATTTTCGAGTGAACTCACTACCCACTGTGTTTGGTGAAAAAATAGTATTGCGTTTGCTAGACCCTGCCACTGCTCAACTCGCTATCGAGCAGCTAGGTTTTAGCCCTGAACAGCAGGCTGTTTATGAACACACGCTTAAAAAGCCACAAGGAATGATCCTGGTTACCGGGCCGACGGGGAGCGGTAAAACAGTGACGCTTTACACAGGCATCAACATTCTTAACCAAATTGAGCGCAATATCTGCACCGCCGAGGACCCGGTAGAGATTAAAGTGTCGGGGGTCAATCAGGTGAACGTTCTCCCTAAAATCGGTCTGAACTTCGCCAGCGCTCTGCGCGCCTTTTTACGCCAAGATCCGGATGTCGTTATGGTGGGTGAAATTCGCGACTTGGAAACCGCCGAAATTGCCGTAAAGGCAGCCCAAACAGGCCACTTAGTGCTATCTACCGTACACACTAACTCCGCCGCGGAAACGCTAACCCGATTAGCAAATATGGGCATCGCATCGTATAACATTGCAAGCTCAGTTAGCTTGATCATTGCCCAGCGCTTGGCACGCAAGCTATGTGACCTATGCAAAACACCCGCTAAGATTCCTGCCGAAGCGCTGCGTCAGGCTGGCTTTAGCCAACAGGATATTCGCAACGGCACGATTTATTCAGCGGTCGGTTGTAAACAGTGCACACAGGGCTATAAAGGTCGTATTGGTATCTATGAAGTGGTGCCTATTACTGATGCCATGCGCCAGTTGATTATGCGCGATGGCGATGCGCTAGATATCGATCAACAGGCCCGCCGCGAAGGCTACCCTAGCCTTTATCAGCGTTGCCTAAGTCGTGTGCTGGATGGCAGCACTAGCCTGGCAGAAGTTAACCGCATCAGTAAGGAGTAA
- a CDS encoding type II secretion system F family protein translates to MANAKAYRTKPMPLHRWKWEGKGPQDRAMRGELIGRTKPEIIEQLAKQRIVATKVQKRSSFSGRSKVTNVDIMIFARQMATMVRAGIPILQALQAVSESLKKPAMVALTQKIMEDVSSGDSLSSAMAKHPKQFDRLFVSLVDAGEQAGALDQMLERVASYKEKVESLKNRVKKALWYPTAVMIIGVAVTMLLLIKVVPEFESMFQGFGAELPALTQFTVNLSDMAQKHWLQATGTLTGIIMLLKAAARRSPRFAYRLDSMMLHLPILGDILHKSAVSRFTRTLATTFTSGVPLIEGLETAAGTSDNRVYIRAINEVRQDVTTGQQLHFAMRMTNRFPALAVQMVNIGEEAGSLDAMLNQVADYYEEEVDNKVDALTSLMEPIIIVVLGALVGGVVVSMYLPIFEIGTAL, encoded by the coding sequence ATGGCCAACGCTAAAGCATATCGCACAAAGCCAATGCCGCTACACCGCTGGAAATGGGAAGGTAAAGGGCCGCAAGATCGAGCTATGCGAGGCGAGCTGATTGGCCGCACCAAGCCCGAAATTATTGAACAACTGGCTAAGCAGCGTATTGTCGCCACAAAAGTCCAGAAACGCAGCAGCTTTAGTGGACGCAGCAAGGTAACCAACGTCGACATCATGATTTTTGCACGGCAAATGGCCACCATGGTGCGAGCAGGCATCCCTATTCTTCAGGCGTTACAAGCCGTTTCTGAAAGCCTAAAAAAACCCGCGATGGTGGCCTTAACCCAGAAAATCATGGAAGACGTCTCTTCGGGCGACAGCCTTTCCAGCGCTATGGCAAAACACCCCAAACAGTTTGACCGCCTGTTTGTTAGCCTGGTCGATGCAGGAGAGCAGGCTGGTGCGCTTGACCAGATGCTGGAGCGGGTAGCCAGTTATAAAGAGAAAGTTGAATCCCTCAAAAATCGTGTCAAAAAAGCGCTCTGGTACCCCACGGCAGTGATGATCATTGGTGTTGCCGTTACCATGCTGCTACTCATCAAAGTCGTGCCTGAATTTGAGAGTATGTTTCAAGGTTTTGGCGCAGAACTGCCAGCGCTCACTCAGTTTACGGTTAACTTATCGGACATGGCCCAAAAGCACTGGTTACAAGCAACGGGTACACTAACTGGCATTATCATGCTGCTGAAAGCTGCAGCGCGACGCTCACCACGCTTCGCTTATCGGTTAGACAGCATGATGCTTCATCTGCCCATCTTAGGCGATATTTTACACAAATCGGCTGTCTCACGATTCACACGCACCTTAGCGACTACCTTTACGTCAGGCGTGCCACTTATTGAAGGGCTCGAAACTGCCGCAGGTACATCGGATAATCGCGTGTATATCAGAGCGATTAATGAAGTGCGCCAAGATGTCACTACTGGCCAACAGCTACATTTCGCCATGCGTATGACCAACCGCTTTCCAGCGCTGGCAGTTCAAATGGTGAATATTGGTGAGGAAGCCGGCTCGCTGGATGCCATGCTTAATCAAGTCGCCGATTACTACGAAGAAGAAGTGGATAATAAAGTAGACGCCCTGACCTCGTTAATGGAACCGATTATTATCGTTGTCCTTGGCGCACTAGTGGGCGGCGTTGTTGTCTCCATGTATTTGCCAATTTTTGAAATTGGCACCGCACTATAA
- a CDS encoding A24 family peptidase, producing the protein MGLSPSFYLFFALLIGLCFGSFLNVVITRLPVMLMRRWRNEARASLELAEETSPRFNLATPRSMCPRCEQPIAWHDNLPLIGWLKRRGKCAHCQTSISVQYPFVELMSGLLAVVVVALHGPTLDAMFIYGACVTLLALAVIDFRTYLLPDMLTLPLLWAGLAYQLFFHSLLLPGAVIGAMAGYLVLWSFYWLFKLITGKEGMGFGDFKLLAALGAWVGWSMLPLLLILSAGIGAIIGLAAQAISPRLRGQPLPFGPFLALAGWICILVGNELMTLYTSLLY; encoded by the coding sequence ATGGGTTTATCGCCAAGCTTTTACCTCTTTTTTGCTTTACTGATTGGCCTCTGCTTTGGCAGTTTTCTTAACGTTGTCATCACCCGTTTACCCGTTATGCTAATGCGCCGTTGGCGTAATGAAGCACGCGCCTCTCTTGAGCTGGCCGAAGAAACATCCCCCCGCTTTAACCTTGCTACTCCAAGGTCAATGTGTCCACGCTGCGAACAACCCATTGCTTGGCACGATAACCTACCCTTAATAGGCTGGCTAAAAAGAAGGGGAAAATGCGCCCATTGCCAAACCTCCATCAGTGTACAGTATCCATTCGTTGAGCTGATGAGCGGACTACTTGCTGTGGTCGTTGTGGCTTTGCATGGCCCAACGTTAGACGCAATGTTTATCTATGGCGCTTGTGTAACACTACTGGCCTTGGCAGTGATCGACTTTCGAACCTATTTACTCCCTGATATGTTGACCCTACCGTTGTTATGGGCTGGCTTAGCTTACCAATTGTTCTTTCATTCCCTACTGCTCCCTGGCGCTGTCATCGGCGCTATGGCGGGCTATCTTGTGCTATGGAGCTTTTACTGGCTATTTAAGCTCATAACAGGCAAAGAAGGCATGGGATTTGGGGATTTCAAATTACTCGCTGCCCTTGGCGCTTGGGTAGGTTGGAGCATGTTACCGCTACTGCTTATTTTATCTGCGGGTATTGGTGCAATCATAGGATTAGCCGCTCAAGCTATTTCCCCCAGGTTACGTGGCCAACCTCTCCCCTTCGGCCCCTTTCTTGCGCTGGCGGGCTGGATTTGCATACTGGTAGGCAACGAGTTAATGACACTCTATACGTCGTTACTGTACTAA